A stretch of DNA from Hydra vulgaris chromosome 03, alternate assembly HydraT2T_AEP:
ataaataaacaactacCAGGTTGGAGAAGGAAAGTTCGAGGGACAATCCATAGTTCAGGATACAATTTATGCATTTCTTCAactgttaaaaattgaagtaactgaaatttttaaaataaaaataacatttacataatcatctttattaaaatattcataaaagaCAAAGTAATATCTAGCTGGTCTATAAAATTGATTATtgtagtaaacaaaaaaaaaggtatactTGTGAACTATTGTATACACCAGGTGTGTCATAAATAAAGcactgttttttttctttaaataactcTTCTTCGTCTACTAACTctactttcttttcttttagtGCATTTGAGCTCTCAATCAATTTCAATTCAGGTGTTAATTCAGGCTTGTTTACACCAAGAAATTCTAGAAAATTTCCATCAAAACTGTATTCTTTTTCTACCTTTAAAAGATTAAACATGAAACAAGtgataaaacatttacttaaaaGGACAATGAATCACCCTTCTCCCCAACCATTAACACAGTGCTTTTATCTTGAGTAGCATATCATAGTCCGTATTTTGAAATAAGTAAACTTGTAAATAAGTAAACTTGTAAAgataagattaaattaaaagataaaattaaaataaaagagtgAGAACCCTTGCTCTTACCAAAAATCTGCTGAATTGAAATAccataagaatttaaaaaaataaaagaaaagaatacCTCCCATGGACCTTTTTTAAGACGATCTTGTAATCTCCATAGCCTTCTCATTGATATATCCGAACGAAGTAGACTAACAGTTGTGACAGGAGTATAATGAACAATAGCTTGGGGAGGTAGTCTCTTAGACATATGAACATTAAGCATATTTTGCAGCAAATTATAAAGACTTGATTTACCCACATTGGTGCAACCAACTAAATATATATCCATATCAACCTCTCtatgtttacttatttttttaacgagGGTCTCTAATCCAAAACCAGTTTTTGCACTAATTAGGCATATATCTCGAAAGTTACAACCCTCAAGACCTCGCTGAAAACAAATATGCTTCAGAAGGTCTTTCATTCTTTCTAATTGCACTTCCCCTTTAACGCCATGTTCTTTTGGAAAACGATCAATCTTATTTCCTACAATTATAATTCTTTTTCGTTTACCAATATAAGAAAGAACTTTATCCATCAAAGTACCTTCAATGTCAAACATATCAACAACATACAAGATTAATGAACTAGTACTTCTAATATGCATAAGTTGATCAATTATTTCATTGTTTGGAAGAGGGGAAGATAATCTGTTATTGTAATGGCgcaatttaaaacaactaacACATTGAAGTCTATGCAGCTGATTCTGTTTAATCGATTccaaaaacttttctttaactaGGAACCCATTTTTAAGTGGTTCTGAAGTCTGGAGAATAGAACCACAAGAGGAACATTTTGGTGGAAGTTTCTCAAATTCATTTGGCCGAACtgttaaaatcaatttatgCGGTTTTAGTTGATCAATTTCTTCAGTTTCAAATTTAGCTAAATAAATTCTTTGGGTATAATTAGAAACAACTGTTTTTACACATATTCTTGTTATATGAAATGGTTCATCTAGAAATGCGACAATAGATGAGTttctcaataaaattttattttgcaaacagGATCTAGATAATTTGAACACATTTTGGGAAAACATGACATATACCAAAGAACATactaaaaacagttttaaaaaggtttaatttGTAAAACATATGCAGCATTATGTATacctaatattttgaataatcacatcattgttatataaataatacttgtaataaatttaatattcatta
This window harbors:
- the LOC100199504 gene encoding nitric oxide-associated protein 1 isoform X2, with amino-acid sequence MFSQNVFKLSRSCLQNKILLRNSSIVAFLDEPFHITRICVKTVVSNYTQRIYLAKFETEEIDQLKPHKLILTVRPNEFEKLPPKCSSCGSILQTSEPLKNGFLVKEKFLESIKQNQLHRLQCVSCFKLRHYNNRLSSPLPNNEIIDQLMHIRSTSSLILYVVDMFDIEGTLMDKVLSYIGKRKRIIIVGNKIDRFPKEHGVKGEVQLERMKDLLKHICFQRGLEGCNFRDICLISAKTGFGLETLVKKISKHREVDMDIYLVGCTNVGKSSLYNLLQNMLNVHMSKRLPPQAIVHYTPVTTVSLLRSDISMRRLWRLQDRLKKGPWEVEKEYSFDGNFLEFLGVNKPELTPELKLIESSNALKEKKVELVDEEELFKEKKQCFIYDTPGVYNSSQLLQFLTVEEMHKLYPELWIVPRTFLLQPGSCLFIGGLARLDYNSISKIESDSANIQLAKSAESIFVTVMMSPSVPCHPTVIESADVKYEKLFVNNVLEVPIGNELRYKEFPRLLPKTYQVIGKNLNINACDLVLHGLGWLSVASVFNTKVELTLHTPNGIGQELREKPLLPFSVRSKEGRGQMYRGHFNRRLYGHTRKRNPEFVQVFHEQNQAVYAWNKKIEEKFVRERALIKEEKRLKQLEEGVVLGKWKTLTEKEEKFKIGSREKQLPS